In a genomic window of Saccharothrix sp. HUAS TT1:
- a CDS encoding amidohydrolase family protein → MSLRLHAPVVLPCDPECTVLRDAVVDVVDGRVAHVGPAADAPEFTGEVRRLTGILLPGLVNTHAHSPMVLLRGMGGDLPLLRWLREAMWPAEARMKPEDIRVGMLLGAVEMLRNGVTTSAEMYFHGEQLADAVLAAGSRVLFGAAIMDLPGMPWRPMTDEITRWIDADGLRFGPDERVELSYGPHSAYILSPEALGEVAGEARERGALLQVHVAESVQEDLAQRASHGSVPRLLERAGVLGGRVLSAHSVHLSPEDVAIYARHRVGIAHCPGSNTKLASGIAPLRSYLDAGLPVGLGTDGPASNDDLDLFEEARLAALLARVTSGDATAMRAADALLLATRGGAAALGRDDLGALEPGRWGDVVHVDVDDPAFATGLDAPDEQVLANLVWASGTRRVKDVWVAGRQVVADGETTNVDRRAAQAGVREVAARLRG, encoded by the coding sequence ATGTCGCTGCGCCTGCACGCCCCCGTCGTCCTGCCCTGCGATCCCGAGTGCACCGTCCTGCGCGACGCCGTCGTCGACGTCGTCGACGGCCGGGTCGCGCACGTCGGCCCGGCGGCCGACGCGCCGGAGTTCACCGGCGAGGTGCGCCGGTTGACCGGCATCCTGCTGCCCGGCCTGGTGAACACCCACGCGCACAGCCCCATGGTGCTGCTGCGCGGCATGGGCGGCGACCTGCCGCTGCTGCGCTGGCTGCGCGAGGCGATGTGGCCCGCCGAGGCGCGGATGAAGCCCGAGGACATCCGGGTCGGCATGCTGCTGGGCGCGGTCGAGATGCTGCGCAACGGCGTGACCACGAGCGCCGAGATGTACTTCCACGGCGAGCAGCTGGCGGACGCCGTGCTGGCGGCCGGGTCGCGGGTGCTGTTCGGCGCGGCGATCATGGACCTGCCGGGGATGCCGTGGCGGCCGATGACCGACGAGATCACCCGGTGGATCGACGCCGACGGGCTGCGGTTCGGGCCGGACGAGCGGGTCGAGCTGAGCTACGGGCCGCACTCGGCGTACATCCTGTCGCCCGAGGCGCTGGGCGAGGTCGCCGGCGAGGCGCGCGAGCGCGGCGCGCTGCTGCAGGTGCACGTCGCCGAGTCGGTCCAGGAGGACCTGGCGCAGCGGGCGTCGCACGGCTCGGTGCCGCGGTTGCTGGAGCGGGCGGGCGTGCTCGGCGGGCGGGTGCTGTCCGCGCACTCCGTGCACCTGTCGCCGGAGGACGTCGCGATCTACGCGCGGCACCGGGTCGGGATCGCGCACTGCCCCGGTTCGAACACCAAGCTGGCGTCCGGCATCGCGCCGCTGCGGTCCTACCTGGACGCGGGCCTGCCGGTCGGGCTCGGCACCGACGGGCCGGCGTCCAACGACGACCTGGACCTGTTCGAGGAGGCCAGGCTGGCGGCGCTGCTGGCGCGCGTGACGTCGGGCGACGCCACGGCGATGCGCGCGGCGGACGCGTTGCTGCTGGCGACGCGGGGCGGTGCGGCGGCGCTGGGCCGGGACGACCTCGGCGCGCTGGAACCCGGCCGGTGGGGCGACGTGGTGCACGTGGACGTGGACGACCCGGCGTTCGCCACCGGGTTGGACGCGCCGGACGAGCAGGTGCTGGCGAACCTGGTGTGGGCGTCGGGCACCCGGCGGGTCAAGGACGTGTGGGTGGCGGGCAGGCAGGTCGTGGCCGACGGCGAGACCACGAACGTGGACCGGCGCGCGGCGCAGGCGGGCGTGCGCGAGGTGGCGGCCCGGCTGCGCGGCTGA
- a CDS encoding SDR family NAD(P)-dependent oxidoreductase — translation MQRRVAVVTGAARGIGARVAEVLRADGYEVVGFDLVETPGGVVGDVSSPEDVARVAERVAGRVDVLVNNAGISGIAAFEETSLEQWQRLLAVNLTGPFLLTQALGRVMLGAGAGSVVNIASVAGLRGVADRAAYNTSKHGLIGMTRTLAVEWGGRGVRVNAVCPGWVKTGMDVEDQAGGNYDDADIADHVPMGRFAAPDDIAQAVAFLADPARSGFVNGVALPVDGGWTADGSWQSLRLSKR, via the coding sequence ATGCAACGACGAGTAGCGGTGGTCACGGGCGCGGCGCGGGGGATCGGGGCGCGGGTGGCCGAGGTGTTGCGCGCGGACGGGTACGAGGTGGTCGGGTTCGACCTCGTGGAGACGCCGGGCGGGGTGGTCGGGGACGTGTCGTCGCCCGAGGACGTGGCGCGGGTGGCCGAGCGGGTCGCGGGGCGGGTGGACGTGCTGGTCAACAACGCCGGGATCAGCGGGATCGCGGCGTTCGAGGAGACGTCCCTGGAGCAGTGGCAGCGGCTGCTGGCGGTCAACCTGACCGGGCCGTTCCTGCTCACGCAGGCGCTCGGGCGGGTGATGCTCGGCGCGGGCGCGGGGTCGGTGGTGAACATCGCGTCCGTGGCCGGGCTGCGCGGCGTGGCGGACCGGGCCGCCTACAACACCAGCAAGCACGGGCTGATCGGGATGACCCGCACGCTCGCGGTGGAGTGGGGCGGGCGCGGGGTCCGGGTCAACGCGGTGTGCCCCGGCTGGGTGAAGACGGGGATGGACGTCGAGGACCAGGCCGGCGGGAACTACGACGACGCCGACATCGCCGACCACGTGCCGATGGGCCGGTTCGCCGCGCCCGACGACATCGCCCAGGCCGTCGCCTTCCTGGCCGACCCCGCCCGCAGCGGCTTCGTCAACGGGGTCGCGCTGCCGGTGGACGGCGGGTGGACGGCCGACGGCTCGTGGCAGTCGCTGCGGCTGTCGAAGCGCTGA
- a CDS encoding HAD family hydrolase, with protein sequence MDAVVFDLDGVLVDSERMWDEVRQAFAARHGGAWRPEATRAMQGMSTPEWAAYLVGEVGVRLTPAEAAAGVIGEMAERYAEGPPVLPGAVRVVREVASRYPVAIASSSPPVLIKSFLAATDLTDVVPVALSSEQAGAGKPAPDVYLLAAAKLGVEPPHCAAVEDSTNGLRAALAAGMTVYAVPNPHFPPDPAVLEQVTVLHDLSDLPAALP encoded by the coding sequence GTGGATGCGGTGGTGTTCGACCTCGACGGCGTGCTGGTGGACTCCGAGCGGATGTGGGACGAGGTGCGGCAGGCGTTCGCGGCCCGGCACGGCGGCGCGTGGCGGCCCGAGGCGACCCGGGCGATGCAGGGCATGAGCACGCCCGAGTGGGCGGCCTACCTGGTCGGCGAGGTCGGCGTCCGGCTGACCCCGGCCGAGGCGGCGGCGGGCGTGATCGGCGAGATGGCCGAGCGCTACGCCGAGGGCCCGCCCGTGCTGCCGGGCGCGGTGCGGGTGGTGCGCGAGGTGGCGTCCCGCTACCCGGTGGCCATCGCCAGCTCCTCGCCGCCGGTGCTGATCAAGTCGTTCCTCGCGGCGACCGACCTGACCGACGTCGTGCCGGTGGCGCTGTCCAGCGAGCAGGCGGGCGCCGGCAAGCCCGCGCCCGACGTCTACCTGCTGGCCGCCGCGAAGCTGGGCGTCGAACCGCCGCACTGCGCCGCCGTGGAGGACTCGACCAACGGCCTGCGCGCCGCCCTGGCCGCCGGGATGACCGTCTACGCCGTCCCCAACCCGCACTTCCCCCCGGACCCGGCGGTGTTGGAGCAGGTCACGGTGTTGCACGACCTCTCGGACCTGCCCGCCGCCCTGCCCTAG
- a CDS encoding sensor histidine kinase, whose translation MDSTHLGWRTLLRRQWPLGCALLFFFGGELLGHPNWWQLPGSAVVCVLAVLAPRRPFDAALAAATAVAANSVVLRVADSAPVVPAISGLVISETAAVMAIVAVVVRQAPLVRAAVGVALLVAVAAATQAVRPDYWSRHWPEEYAGPGAWQQVVGGAVLLALSVGTGLYFRARDRERATAVRAEVAAAQHAERMALARELHDVIAHYVTGMVVHAQAAQAVPSAAPEALPIIVRSGNEALTEMRRLVGTLRGTDADAPEATNDLADDVRGVVERSGQPVRLHVDLPTPVPPSLGRSVLRLVQESLTNARKHAGGLSTVDVSVSVSDDLVHVVVADDGRTQSASPAGGTGGYGLVGMRERVELLGGTFSAGKRAGGGWEVRAALPVAGGR comes from the coding sequence GTGGACAGCACTCACCTCGGGTGGCGGACCCTGCTCCGCCGCCAGTGGCCGTTGGGCTGCGCCCTGCTCTTCTTCTTCGGCGGCGAACTGCTCGGCCACCCGAACTGGTGGCAGCTGCCCGGCTCGGCCGTGGTGTGCGTGCTGGCCGTGCTCGCGCCGCGGCGCCCGTTCGACGCCGCGCTGGCCGCCGCCACCGCGGTGGCCGCGAACTCCGTCGTGCTGCGGGTGGCCGACTCCGCGCCCGTGGTGCCCGCGATCAGCGGCCTGGTGATCTCCGAGACCGCGGCGGTGATGGCGATCGTCGCGGTGGTGGTGCGGCAGGCGCCGCTGGTGCGCGCCGCGGTGGGCGTGGCGCTGCTCGTCGCGGTGGCGGCGGCCACCCAGGCCGTGCGGCCGGACTACTGGTCGCGGCACTGGCCGGAGGAGTACGCCGGGCCCGGCGCCTGGCAGCAGGTGGTCGGCGGCGCGGTGCTGCTGGCCCTGTCGGTCGGCACCGGCCTGTACTTCCGCGCCCGCGACCGGGAGCGCGCGACCGCCGTCCGGGCCGAGGTCGCCGCCGCGCAGCACGCCGAGCGGATGGCGCTGGCGCGCGAGCTGCACGACGTGATCGCGCACTACGTGACCGGGATGGTGGTGCACGCGCAGGCCGCGCAGGCCGTGCCCAGCGCCGCGCCGGAGGCGTTGCCGATCATCGTGCGCAGCGGCAACGAGGCGTTGACCGAGATGCGCCGCCTGGTCGGCACGCTGCGCGGCACGGACGCCGACGCGCCGGAGGCGACCAACGACCTCGCCGACGACGTGCGCGGCGTCGTGGAGCGGTCCGGCCAGCCCGTGCGGCTGCACGTCGACCTGCCGACGCCGGTGCCGCCGTCGTTGGGGCGCTCGGTGCTGCGGCTGGTGCAGGAGTCGCTGACCAACGCGCGCAAGCACGCCGGCGGGCTGTCCACCGTGGACGTCTCGGTGTCCGTTTCGGACGACCTGGTGCACGTGGTGGTCGCGGACGACGGTCGGACCCAGAGCGCGAGCCCCGCCGGCGGGACCGGCGGGTACGGGCTGGTCGGCATGCGGGAGCGGGTCGAGCTGCTGGGCGGCACGTTCAGCGCGGGCAAGCGGGCGGGCGGCGGCTGGGAGGTCCGGGCGGCGCTGCCCGTCGCGGGCGGCCGGTGA
- a CDS encoding PhoX family phosphatase: protein MKHLPLLTNHSPKRAAVTCKYRCGDACFHDVPNTSGNPYFNDLVDRRTAIKAAVVVGALAGVTGSASADEADVADVAGKAGAAGRHPLGLDFEPVAPNTLDAVVVPEGFDQEVVIRWGDPLFPDAPPFDFDHQTAAAQARQFGYNCDFAALLPQDAAGRTNLLVTNHEYTGELFMFRGYDEENPTREQVEIAWAAHGLSVVQVEQARNGRLRTRFSRYNRRITATTPFRVTGPAAGSDLLKTSADPTGTTVLGTLNNCAGGVTPWGTILSGEENFHGYFGNADALADPRLARYGVTGGASTRKWERFDKRFDVAQEPNEVNRFGWVVELDPNDPDSTPVKHTALGRFKHECANVRVAADGRVVAYSGDDERFEYIYKFISTGRVRRGGSKAARRHNMTLLDDGALYVARFTGDSPPAEVDGSGRLPSDGRFDGRGEWVPLAAGDRSFVPGMTAEEVYVFTRLAADKVGATRMDRPEDIQTHPHTGVVYCALSNNVDRGKAGKEGATEPNPRVNNKHGQVLELTERGGNPLSLSFAWGLMLVCGDPASPDTYFAGYDKSRVSPISSPDNVAFDRHGNLWISSDSAGALDGNNDGLYAVPVSGARRGHLKAFLTVPRGAETCGPVIGERVVTVCVQHPGEVDGASADNPASHWPDGGDSQPRPSVVAVWREGRRIGE, encoded by the coding sequence GTGAAACACCTGCCCCTGCTGACCAACCACTCCCCCAAGCGCGCAGCCGTCACCTGCAAGTACCGCTGCGGTGACGCGTGCTTCCACGACGTGCCCAACACCTCGGGCAACCCGTACTTCAACGACCTGGTCGACCGGCGCACGGCGATCAAAGCCGCAGTCGTCGTCGGCGCCCTCGCCGGCGTCACCGGCAGCGCGAGCGCCGATGAAGCCGACGTGGCCGACGTCGCCGGGAAGGCCGGCGCGGCCGGTCGGCACCCGCTCGGCCTGGACTTCGAACCCGTCGCGCCGAACACCCTCGACGCCGTCGTCGTGCCCGAGGGGTTCGACCAGGAGGTCGTCATCCGCTGGGGCGACCCGCTCTTCCCGGACGCGCCGCCGTTCGACTTCGACCACCAGACCGCCGCCGCGCAGGCCCGCCAGTTCGGCTACAACTGCGACTTCGCCGCGCTGCTGCCGCAGGACGCGGCGGGCCGGACGAACCTGCTGGTGACCAACCACGAGTACACCGGCGAGCTGTTCATGTTCCGCGGCTACGACGAGGAGAACCCCACCCGCGAGCAGGTCGAGATCGCGTGGGCCGCGCACGGCCTGTCCGTCGTGCAGGTCGAGCAGGCCCGCAACGGCCGCCTGCGCACCCGGTTCTCCCGCTACAACCGCCGCATCACGGCCACCACGCCGTTCCGCGTCACCGGTCCGGCCGCGGGCTCGGACCTGCTCAAGACCTCAGCCGACCCGACCGGCACGACGGTGTTAGGCACGTTGAACAACTGCGCCGGCGGCGTGACGCCGTGGGGCACGATCCTGTCCGGCGAAGAGAACTTCCACGGCTACTTCGGCAACGCCGACGCGCTCGCCGACCCGCGGCTGGCCCGCTACGGCGTGACCGGCGGGGCGTCGACCCGCAAGTGGGAGCGGTTCGACAAGCGGTTCGACGTGGCGCAGGAGCCCAACGAGGTCAACCGGTTCGGCTGGGTCGTGGAGCTCGACCCGAACGACCCCGACTCCACCCCGGTCAAGCACACCGCGCTGGGCCGGTTCAAGCACGAGTGCGCCAACGTCCGCGTCGCCGCCGACGGGCGGGTGGTCGCCTACTCGGGCGATGACGAGCGGTTCGAGTACATCTACAAGTTCATCTCCACCGGCCGGGTGCGCCGGGGCGGCAGCAAGGCCGCCCGCAGGCACAACATGACCCTGCTGGACGACGGCGCCCTCTACGTCGCCCGCTTCACCGGCGACAGCCCGCCCGCCGAGGTCGACGGCTCGGGCCGGCTGCCGTCCGACGGCCGGTTCGACGGCCGCGGCGAGTGGGTGCCGCTGGCCGCCGGCGACAGGTCGTTCGTGCCGGGCATGACCGCCGAAGAGGTCTACGTGTTCACCCGGCTCGCGGCGGACAAGGTCGGCGCGACGAGGATGGACCGCCCCGAGGACATCCAGACCCACCCGCACACCGGCGTCGTCTACTGCGCCCTGAGCAACAACGTCGACCGCGGCAAGGCGGGCAAGGAGGGCGCGACCGAGCCGAACCCGCGGGTGAACAACAAGCACGGCCAGGTGCTGGAGCTGACCGAGCGCGGCGGCAACCCGCTCTCGCTCTCGTTCGCGTGGGGCCTCATGCTCGTGTGCGGCGACCCGGCGTCACCGGACACGTACTTCGCGGGCTACGACAAGAGCCGCGTGTCGCCGATCTCCAGCCCGGACAACGTGGCGTTCGACCGGCACGGCAACCTGTGGATCTCCAGCGACTCCGCCGGCGCGCTCGACGGCAACAACGACGGCCTGTACGCGGTGCCGGTGTCCGGGGCGCGGCGCGGCCACCTCAAGGCGTTCCTGACCGTGCCGCGCGGCGCGGAGACGTGCGGGCCGGTGATCGGCGAACGCGTGGTGACGGTGTGCGTGCAGCACCCCGGCGAGGTGGACGGCGCGAGCGCGGACAACCCCGCCTCGCACTGGCCCGACGGCGGCGACTCGCAACCGCGCCCGTCGGTCGTCGCGGTGTGGCGCGAAGGGCGTCGCATCGGCGAATGA
- a CDS encoding SDR family oxidoreductase produces MSRPVALITGASRGIGAAVARVLAPTHDLLLGGRDEGALAELAGSLGSARPWPVELTDADALAAATADLTRLDVLVHSAGIAELGPLADATADVWRRTLDVNVVAVAELTRLVLPLLRATRGHVVLVNSGAGLRANPDWGVYAASKFALRAFGDALRAEEPDLRVTSVHPGRVDTDMQRGVRAQESGDYQPHLYLHADSVARAVATAVLAGDDAHFTEVVVRPRPRADG; encoded by the coding sequence ATGAGTCGACCAGTCGCCCTGATCACCGGTGCGTCGCGCGGTATCGGCGCGGCGGTGGCCCGCGTCCTCGCGCCGACGCACGACCTGCTGCTGGGCGGTCGGGACGAGGGCGCGCTCGCCGAGCTGGCCGGCTCGCTGGGGTCCGCCCGGCCCTGGCCGGTCGAGCTGACCGACGCCGACGCCCTGGCCGCCGCCACCGCCGACCTCACCCGCCTGGACGTCCTGGTGCACAGCGCCGGCATCGCCGAGCTCGGCCCGCTGGCCGACGCCACCGCCGACGTCTGGCGCCGCACCCTCGACGTGAACGTCGTCGCGGTCGCCGAGCTGACCCGGCTGGTGCTGCCGCTGCTGCGCGCCACCCGCGGCCACGTGGTGCTGGTCAACTCCGGCGCGGGGCTGCGGGCCAACCCGGACTGGGGCGTCTACGCGGCCAGCAAGTTCGCCCTGCGGGCCTTCGGCGACGCCCTGCGCGCCGAGGAGCCGGACCTCCGCGTCACGTCCGTCCACCCCGGCCGCGTCGACACCGACATGCAGCGCGGCGTCCGCGCGCAGGAGAGCGGCGACTACCAGCCGCACCTCTACCTGCACGCGGACTCCGTCGCGCGGGCCGTCGCCACCGCCGTGCTCGCCGGCGACGACGCCCACTTCACCGAGGTCGTCGTCCGGCCGAGGCCGCGCGCCGACGGGTGA
- a CDS encoding nitric oxide synthase oxygenase — protein sequence MTVVDNEPITFDLDAAEGFLRMFHIAHPEAGPVGPRLAQVRDEVAATGAYRHTGEELAYGARIALRDSGWCTSGVPWRRLKVRDLRGLRNAAAVAAECVEHLRLATNGGEIRPLVTVFAPDTPTAPGPCVWNEQLVRYAGHGDGAGDRRYRAFTDAVRGMGWRPPAAPGRFDLLPLVVETAHEGVRLFPVPPDVVQEVPISHPELPWFDQLGLRWHAVPVITNMRLVIGGVTYPAAPFNSWFVGAEIGARSLADENAYGAARPVAEALGLDTSTERSLWRDRAVVELNRAVLHSFDLAEVTITDHHAEALHRLSWLRSRQRHSGNRPAFRLDPAAARRARAGGPTRFAPAPAETTRPHSPGRLVELLRQRVGG from the coding sequence GTGACCGTAGTCGACAACGAACCGATAACGTTCGACCTGGACGCGGCGGAGGGCTTCCTCCGCATGTTCCACATCGCCCACCCCGAGGCCGGGCCCGTCGGGCCGCGGCTGGCGCAGGTCCGCGACGAGGTCGCCGCGACCGGCGCCTACCGGCACACCGGCGAGGAGCTGGCCTACGGCGCGAGGATCGCGCTGCGCGACTCCGGCTGGTGCACCAGCGGCGTGCCGTGGCGCCGGCTCAAGGTCCGCGACCTGCGGGGGTTGCGCAACGCCGCCGCCGTGGCCGCCGAGTGCGTCGAGCACCTGCGGCTGGCCACCAACGGCGGCGAGATCCGGCCGCTGGTGACGGTGTTCGCGCCGGACACCCCGACCGCGCCGGGGCCGTGCGTCTGGAACGAGCAGCTGGTCCGGTACGCGGGCCACGGCGACGGCGCCGGCGACCGCCGCTACCGGGCGTTCACCGATGCCGTGCGGGGCATGGGCTGGCGACCACCGGCCGCGCCCGGCCGCTTCGACCTGCTGCCGCTGGTGGTGGAGACCGCGCACGAGGGCGTGCGGCTGTTCCCGGTGCCGCCGGACGTGGTGCAGGAGGTGCCGATCTCGCACCCGGAGCTGCCCTGGTTCGACCAGCTGGGCCTGCGCTGGCACGCCGTGCCGGTGATCACCAACATGCGGCTGGTCATCGGCGGCGTCACCTACCCCGCCGCGCCGTTCAACTCGTGGTTCGTCGGCGCCGAGATCGGCGCCCGCAGCCTGGCCGACGAGAACGCCTACGGCGCGGCCAGGCCCGTCGCCGAAGCCCTCGGCCTGGACACGTCCACCGAGCGCTCGCTGTGGCGCGACCGCGCCGTGGTGGAGCTGAACCGGGCCGTGCTGCACTCGTTCGACCTCGCCGAGGTCACCATCACCGACCACCACGCCGAGGCGCTGCACCGGCTGTCGTGGCTGCGCTCGCGGCAGCGCCACTCCGGCAACCGCCCCGCGTTCCGGCTCGACCCGGCGGCCGCCCGCCGTGCCCGCGCGGGCGGCCCCACCCGCTTCGCCCCCGCACCCGCGGAGACGACCCGACCCCACTCACCCGGACGGCTCGTCGAACTGCTCCGGCAGCGCGTCGGGGGCTGA
- a CDS encoding PhoX family phosphatase, which translates to MPSSTDLGRRLLPLLPNHPLGRSAITCKYRCGDACAHEAPNTSGNAYFGDVVGEVVRRRGLLKAGAVLAVAGAGVGLLGAGSAAAKPGRDVDVDVDLGGGRRKDGLNFTAVAPNTEDRLVAPEGYEQGVVLRWGDPVLPGAPAFDFDRQTAAAQAKQFGYNCDFLGLVPIGGHDEWLLVANHEYTTEEFLFKDWNADNPTREQTEIAWAAHGLSVVRVERDRRSGKLEPRLDRHYNRRITAKSEFRVTGPAAGSAHLKTSADPTGTKVLGTLNNCAGGVTPWGTILSGEENFNQYFANAGSVTDPAAKARLARYGLSGAASTRKWERFDKRFDVAQEPNEVNRFGWVVEIDPLDPDSTPVKHTALGRFKHEGANVIIARDGRVVAYMGDDERFDYMYKFVSDERYKPGNSKHAREHNKKLLDNGTLYVAKFTGDSPVVEIDGSGELPADGEFDGAGEWIRLASGNRSFVPGFTAEEVYVFTRLAADQVGATRMDRPEDVEPNPRNRRVYAALTNNTDRGKAGKEGPTEPNPRPNNRHGHVLELEERRGDNTATAFSWKLLLVCGDPSSPDTYFGGYDKTQVSPISCPDNVAFDARGNLWISTDGNALKSNDGLFAVPVEGKYRGRVKQFLTVPRGAETCGPVIEDDFVLVAVQHPGEIDGASAANPLSHWPDGGASQPRPSVVAVWKKDKGRICG; encoded by the coding sequence GTGCCCTCGTCCACCGACCTGGGGCGGCGACTGCTGCCCCTGCTGCCCAACCACCCCCTCGGGCGTTCGGCGATCACCTGCAAGTACCGCTGCGGCGACGCCTGCGCGCACGAGGCCCCCAACACGTCCGGCAACGCCTACTTCGGTGACGTCGTCGGCGAAGTGGTGCGTCGGCGCGGCCTGCTCAAGGCGGGCGCGGTGCTCGCCGTCGCGGGCGCGGGTGTCGGGCTGCTCGGTGCCGGCTCCGCCGCCGCGAAGCCCGGCCGCGACGTCGACGTCGACGTGGACCTGGGTGGCGGGCGGCGCAAGGACGGCCTGAACTTCACCGCCGTCGCGCCCAACACCGAGGACCGCCTGGTCGCGCCCGAGGGCTACGAGCAGGGCGTCGTGCTGCGGTGGGGCGACCCGGTGCTGCCCGGCGCGCCCGCGTTCGACTTCGACCGGCAGACGGCGGCGGCGCAGGCGAAGCAGTTCGGCTACAACTGCGACTTCCTCGGCCTGGTGCCGATCGGCGGGCACGACGAGTGGCTGCTGGTGGCCAACCACGAGTACACCACCGAGGAGTTCCTGTTCAAGGACTGGAACGCCGACAACCCCACCCGCGAGCAGACCGAGATCGCGTGGGCCGCGCACGGCCTGTCCGTGGTGCGGGTCGAGCGCGACCGGCGCAGCGGGAAGCTGGAGCCCAGGCTCGACCGGCACTACAACCGCCGCATCACCGCGAAGTCGGAGTTCAGGGTCACCGGCCCGGCCGCGGGCTCGGCGCACCTGAAGACGTCGGCCGACCCGACCGGCACGAAGGTGTTGGGGACGCTGAACAACTGCGCCGGCGGCGTGACGCCGTGGGGCACGATCCTGTCCGGCGAGGAGAACTTCAACCAGTACTTCGCCAACGCGGGTTCGGTCACCGACCCGGCGGCGAAGGCGCGGCTGGCCCGGTACGGCCTGTCCGGCGCGGCGTCGACCCGCAAGTGGGAGCGGTTCGACAAGCGGTTCGACGTGGCGCAGGAGCCCAACGAGGTCAACCGGTTCGGCTGGGTCGTCGAGATCGACCCGCTCGACCCGGACTCGACCCCGGTCAAGCACACCGCGCTGGGCCGGTTCAAGCACGAGGGCGCGAACGTGATCATCGCCCGCGACGGCCGCGTGGTCGCGTACATGGGTGACGACGAGCGCTTCGACTACATGTACAAGTTCGTCTCCGACGAGCGGTACAAGCCGGGCAACAGCAAGCACGCCCGCGAGCACAACAAGAAGCTGCTCGACAACGGCACGCTGTACGTCGCGAAGTTCACCGGCGACAGCCCGGTCGTCGAGATCGACGGTTCCGGCGAGCTGCCCGCCGACGGCGAGTTCGACGGCGCCGGCGAGTGGATCCGGCTGGCGTCGGGCAACCGGTCGTTCGTGCCCGGCTTCACCGCCGAAGAGGTCTACGTGTTCACCCGGCTCGCCGCGGACCAGGTCGGCGCGACCCGGATGGACCGGCCGGAGGACGTCGAGCCGAACCCGCGCAACCGCCGGGTGTACGCGGCGCTGACCAACAACACCGACCGCGGCAAGGCGGGCAAGGAGGGCCCGACCGAGCCCAACCCGCGGCCGAACAACCGGCACGGGCACGTGCTGGAGCTGGAGGAGCGCCGCGGCGACAACACCGCGACGGCGTTCAGCTGGAAGCTGCTGCTGGTGTGCGGCGACCCGTCGTCGCCCGACACGTACTTCGGCGGCTACGACAAGACCCAGGTGTCGCCGATCTCGTGCCCGGACAACGTCGCGTTCGACGCCCGGGGCAACCTGTGGATCTCCACCGACGGCAACGCCCTGAAGTCCAACGACGGCCTGTTCGCCGTGCCGGTCGAGGGGAAGTACCGCGGTCGGGTGAAGCAGTTCCTGACCGTGCCGAGGGGCGCGGAGACGTGCGGCCCGGTCATCGAGGACGACTTCGTGCTGGTGGCCGTGCAGCACCCCGGTGAGATCGACGGCGCCTCGGCGGCCAACCCGCTGTCGCACTGGCCGGACGGCGGCGCCAGCCAGCCCCGCCCGTCCGTGGTCGCCGTGTGGAAGAAGGACAAGGGCCGCATCTGCGGCTGA
- a CDS encoding inositol-3-phosphate synthase, which produces MGDNRRTVRVAIVGVGNCAASLVQGVHYYRDADPSTRVPGLMHVRFGDYHVRDVEFVAAFDVDAKKVGTDLSEAIGASENNTIKIADVPPLGVVVQRGHTLDGLGRFYRETVEESDEQPVDVAQALRDAEVDVLVSYLPVGSEEADRFYAQAAIDAGVAFVNALPVFIASDPVWAEKFRAAGVPIVGDDIKSQVGATITHRVLAKLFEDRGVQLDRTMQLNVGGNMDFLNMKELERLESKKVSKTQAVTSQVDRDLGKRNVHIGPSDYVPWLDDRKWAYVRLEGRAFGDVPLNLEYKLEVWDSPNSAGIIIDAVRAAKIALDRGIGGPILSASSYFMKSPPEQYSDSAAHEAVEAFIRGDVER; this is translated from the coding sequence ATGGGCGACAACCGCCGCACCGTTCGAGTGGCCATTGTCGGGGTCGGCAACTGCGCGGCGTCGCTGGTGCAGGGCGTCCACTACTACCGCGACGCCGACCCGAGCACCCGCGTGCCCGGTCTGATGCACGTCCGGTTCGGCGACTACCACGTCCGCGACGTCGAGTTCGTCGCCGCGTTCGACGTCGACGCCAAGAAGGTCGGCACGGACCTGTCCGAGGCCATCGGGGCGAGCGAGAACAACACGATCAAGATCGCCGACGTGCCGCCGCTCGGCGTCGTCGTGCAGCGCGGGCACACCCTCGACGGGCTCGGCCGGTTCTACCGGGAGACCGTCGAGGAGTCCGACGAGCAGCCGGTCGACGTGGCGCAGGCGCTGCGCGACGCCGAGGTCGACGTGCTGGTGTCGTACCTGCCCGTCGGCTCGGAGGAGGCCGACCGCTTCTACGCGCAGGCCGCCATCGACGCCGGTGTGGCGTTCGTCAACGCGCTGCCGGTGTTCATCGCCTCCGACCCGGTGTGGGCGGAGAAGTTCCGCGCGGCCGGCGTGCCGATCGTCGGCGACGACATCAAGTCGCAGGTCGGCGCCACCATCACGCACCGCGTGCTGGCCAAGCTGTTCGAGGACCGCGGCGTCCAGCTCGACCGGACCATGCAGCTCAACGTGGGCGGGAACATGGACTTCCTGAACATGAAGGAGCTGGAGCGGCTGGAGTCCAAGAAGGTCTCCAAGACGCAGGCGGTGACCTCTCAGGTCGACCGCGACCTCGGCAAGCGCAACGTGCACATCGGCCCGTCCGACTACGTGCCGTGGCTGGACGACCGCAAGTGGGCGTACGTGCGGCTGGAGGGCCGGGCGTTCGGCGACGTGCCGCTGAACCTGGAGTACAAGCTGGAGGTGTGGGACTCGCCGAACTCGGCGGGCATCATCATCGACGCGGTGCGCGCCGCGAAGATCGCGCTGGACCGGGGCATCGGCGGCCCGATCCTGTCCGCGTCCTCGTACTTCATGAAGTCCCCGCCGGAGCAGTACTCGGACTCCGCGGCGCACGAGGCGGTCGAGGCGTTCATCCGCGGCGACGTGGAGCGCTGA